In the genome of Bacillus thuringiensis, the window TTGACCAAATAAGCTCTTTATTTGTTGCTTGTATTGGCAAAATGGAAGCTGATAAAACAATATTTTGTCCCGTTTTTATTTTTAATTTATGCTTTTCCATATGAACACCGATGACTGAAATAACAGAAGGAGCAATTGAAATTTTAGGCGGGTTAGGTTGCATGTTTAAACAAGACGCAGAAGTATTTGTGATAGGTGAAAATTTTCGTGTTTGTTGTTGCTGGAAAGCTGCTAACATATTGGAGTCCCCTTTCTGTATAAGTGCTGATATTCATACTATAAAGGAGTAGTGTTATGTTAAATTTAACGAAACATAAAGAATTTGTTAAATTTGATAAGAAGATTGTCGAACTGTAAAAAGCTCTGCTGTTACGATAACAGCAGAGCTTTTTTTATAAATTATGACGATGTTGTTTTTCGAAATCCTCAAATTGCTCTTCAACTTCTTTTGAAGGTTGTGTTAGTAAACTAACAACTATGATTACTAGTAAACTAATAGTGAAACCAGGAATCATTTCGTATAAGAATTTTGTTAAGAATTCAAACTGAGTCCAGATAATAACAGTAGCGGCACCAGAAATCATACCGGCAAGTGCGCCCCACTTCGTCATACGTTTCCAATATAAGCTTAATAAAATAGCAGGTCCGAATGAAGAACCAAATCCAGCCCAAGCGTATCCAACAAGAGCTAAAATCGTATCATTTTGTTTAAGCGCTAATGCGCACCCAACTAATGCAATAACAAGTACAGCCATACGACCGACAAATACAAGTTCTTTATCAGATGCAGAACGTTTAAAGAATGTACGATATAAATCTTCAGTTACAGCACTAGAAGTAACGAGTAGCTGAGATGAAATTGTACTCATAATCGCTGCTAGAATGGCCGCTAATAAAAATCCAGTAATAAGTGGATGGAATAAAATTTTCCCAAGTTCAAGGAAAATTGTCTCTGGATTAGATAATGTCAACTCTTGTTGTGAATAGTATGCAATACCGATCAGACCGGTAAACATAGCTCCGACAACAGAGAAAATCATCCAGCTCATACCAATTCGTCGTGCACTTTTAATTTCTTTTACAGAAGAAATCGCCATAAAGCGTACGATAATATGAGGTTGTCCAACATAACCAAGGCCCCATGCGAATAATGAAATAATTCCTAATACAGAAGTGCCTTTAAAAATATCTAATAATGTTGGATCAATCGATTTAATTGTACTAAATGCAGGACCAAGTCCATTTACATTCATAATTGTAACGGTAGGAACAAGAATAAGAGCAACTACCATAATGATTCCTTGCACGAAGTCTGTCCAACTTACTGCTAAGAAACCACCAAATAATGTGTAAGCGACAACAACGCCTGCTACAATGAATAATCCAACATGATAGTTCATGCCAAATGAATTTTCAAATAATACAGCGCCTGAAACTAATCCTGAAGCTACATAAAAAGTAAAGAAAATCATAATAACAAGTCCGGATACTAAGCGTAGCATATGAGATTTGTCGTGGAAACGGTGTTCCAAAAATTCTGGAATAGTAATAGAGTTGTTTGCAATTTCTGAGTAGGTACGTAAGCGAGGAGCAACATAAAGCCAGTTTGCGTATGCGCCTAGTGTTAGGCCGATCGCAATCCAACTACTACTTAATCCAACGCTAAACATTGCACCGGGTAATCCCATTAAAAGCCAACCACTCATATCGGATGCTCCAGCACTTAATGCTGTTACTGCGGGGCCTAGTGTACGCCCGCCAAGCATATAATCTGTTAAGTTGGACGTTCGTTTGTAGGCGAAATAGCCGATTACTAACATCCCGAGCATGTAAATAGAGATAGAAGTTAAAGTTAACATCTGCGTACTCATGTAGTTCCCCTTTCTTTTGTCAGGTCTTTTGATGCGTTATGCATATTTATCCCGCATAAACGGGCAGTAAAACTCCCACCTTAAAATTGGCTGGGCAAGGAAGTTAGGTGGGAGATCAACTGTCCGTAAATGCCCGATTGGTTCAACTAATAATCAGTGGGGATGAACCCCCCCCACTGATTAAAGTTTCACTTTATAATCTATCATGATTATTCTGAAAAATCCATATAGAAATACGAATTTTCAGAAATGTAAGCGTTTTTTGATGTCATTTTACTTTTTTAATATATAATATTCATACAAAAAACCTTATTTTTAATAGAGTATTTATTATATTTACATAAAAAGAGGTTGTTTTGTCAATATAATATTGAAAGGAAAGAAAAATAAAATTTTTAAAAAAGTATTGACTTGTGAAAAAAGTCAGGTCTATAATGAGTGCAACTTAAAAAAATGCAAGCGTTGATGAAGAAGAGTACACATGATGAACATGTCAGAGAGCTGATGGTTGGTGCGAATCAGTATGGAATTGATGTGGAATGGGCTTCGGAGCTTCCAAACCGAAACGAAAGAAGTAGGCTTTGGCGACATGATCTCATCGATACAAGAGACACGTATTGTTTTTGATACGGTAAAGTGCGTTACATTTGTAACGAATTAAGGTGGCACCACGGGAGTACCCGTCCTTTCTATAGGATGAGTACTCCCTTTTTGTGTATAAAAAATTAAATAAATGAAATCGTTTAAGTAAGAAGAGTACGTATATTGGAGACGTTACAGAGAGCCGGGAATAGGTGGGAGCCCGGTACGGTGCCATATACGGAATGGGCTTACGAGAGGTATGCTGAACAATTATTTTCAGTAGGCAACCCGGGTTCCGCCGTTACAAGGATAAGGTATAAAATTTGTACCTGAACAAAGCGGGATGCTTTTGCATCCAACACGAGGTGGTACCGCGGTATATTTATCGTCCTCTACATATTTTTGATATGTAGGGGACTTTTTTATTTTTCAGAGTGAGGTGAAGGACATGATGACGAAAGAAGAATTTATAAAACAAAAAAGAGAGAGAAAGACATTTTTAGTAATCACTGAAGAAGAAGGAGATAGCATTACGCCAATTTCTTTATATAGACGTATGAAAGGAAAGAAGAAATTTTTATTAGAAAGTTCACAGCTTCATCAAGATAAAGGGCGTTATTCTTGCTTAGGATGTAATCCTTATGGAGAAGTAAAAAGCGTTGGTACGGAAGTAGAACGAACGATTTTCGGGCAAACAGAAAATTTACAAGGTAACGTACTACAAGTGTTAGAAGAAATAATCGCACCATCACAAGTAGACAGCCCATTTCCATTTTGCGGAGGAGCAGTTGGTTATATTGGATATGATGTCATTCGGCAGTATGAAAACATTGGAGCGGATTTACACGACCCATTAAATATTCCGGAAGTACACCTTTTACTATATCGTGAGTTTATCGTTTACGATCATTTACGCCAAAAGTTGTCGTTTGTATATGTATGCAGGGAAGATGAGTCAGCAGATTATGAGGAAGTATACGAAAGGCTGCGAGTATACAAAGAGGAAGTGCTACAAGGAGAAGAAGCTGAAGTAAATGAAATACAATCCACATTATCATTCACTTCTTCTATAACGGAAAAAGAGTTTTGTGAGATGGTAGAAACGGCGAAAGAACATATAAGAGCCGGAGACATATTCCAAGTCGTACTGTCACAGCGTTTGCAAAGTGAATGTATTGGTGATCCATTCGTGTTATACCGAAAACTTCGAATTGCAAATCCATCACCATATATGTTCTATATCGATTTTCAAGATTATGTTGTACTCGGTTCTTCGCCGGAAAGTTTGCTATCAGTAAGGGAGAATAAAGTGATGACGAATCCAATTGCTGGTACAAGGCCGAGGGGGAAAACGAAGAGGGAAGATGAGGAAATCGAAAAAGAACTGTTAGGCAATGAGAAAGAGCGAGCAGAGCATATGATGCTTGTAGATCTTGGGCGAAACGATATTGGTAGAGTGAGCGAAATCGGCTCGGTTACGATAGATAAATATATGAAAGTAGAAAAATACTCTCACGTTATGCACATTGTATCTGAAGTTTACGGAACATTACGAAAACAAATGAGCGGATTTGATGCATTAGCGTATTGCCTACCAGCAGGAACAGTGTCGGGAGCTCCGAAAATTAGAGCGATGGAAATTATAAATGAGCTAGAGAATGAAAAAAGAAATGTATACGCGGGTGCAGTTGGATACGTTAGTTTTTCAGGAAATCTTGATATGGCGCTCGCTATTCGAACGATGGTCGTGAAGGATGAAAAAGCATACGTTCAGGCAGGAGCGGGAGTTGTTTATGATTCAGACCCAGTAGCTGAATATGAAGAAACGTTAAATAAAGCGAGAGCACTATTGGAGGTAATGAAATGATTGTACTAATTAATAATTATGATTCATTTACTTATAACTTGTATCAACTGTTAGGTGAATACGAAGAAGATATTGTAGTCGTAAGAAATGATGAAATAAGGATAGAACAACTAGAAGAGATGAATCCAACAGGAATTGTGCTTTCACCAGGACCAGGAAAACCGGAGGATGCTGGCATTTGTATCGACGTCATCCGTCATTTTTATAAGAACGTTCCCATATTAGGGATTTGTCTTGGCCACCAAGCGATTATAGCTGCATTTGGAGGAGACATTGTTAGAGCAGAACGTATTAAACACGGAAAAACATCGCGTGTGAAACATAACGGAACGTCAATCTTTTCATACGTTACACAGCCGCTAACGGCAATGCGCTATCATTCCCTTGTTGCAGAGCAAACGAGCTTGCCAGAGTGTTTTGACATACTAGCGACAGCGATGGACGATGGAGAAATAATGGCAGTCCGTCACAATTATTATCCGCTCTTCGGATTACAGTTTCATCCGGAATCAATCGCAACAGAAGAAGGCGGAAAGTTAATACGTGCCT includes:
- the putP gene encoding sodium/proline symporter PutP, which gives rise to MSTQMLTLTSISIYMLGMLVIGYFAYKRTSNLTDYMLGGRTLGPAVTALSAGASDMSGWLLMGLPGAMFSVGLSSSWIAIGLTLGAYANWLYVAPRLRTYSEIANNSITIPEFLEHRFHDKSHMLRLVSGLVIMIFFTFYVASGLVSGAVLFENSFGMNYHVGLFIVAGVVVAYTLFGGFLAVSWTDFVQGIIMVVALILVPTVTIMNVNGLGPAFSTIKSIDPTLLDIFKGTSVLGIISLFAWGLGYVGQPHIIVRFMAISSVKEIKSARRIGMSWMIFSVVGAMFTGLIGIAYYSQQELTLSNPETIFLELGKILFHPLITGFLLAAILAAIMSTISSQLLVTSSAVTEDLYRTFFKRSASDKELVFVGRMAVLVIALVGCALALKQNDTILALVGYAWAGFGSSFGPAILLSLYWKRMTKWGALAGMISGAATVIIWTQFEFLTKFLYEMIPGFTISLLVIIVVSLLTQPSKEVEEQFEDFEKQHRHNL
- the trpE gene encoding anthranilate synthase component I, with protein sequence MMTKEEFIKQKRERKTFLVITEEEGDSITPISLYRRMKGKKKFLLESSQLHQDKGRYSCLGCNPYGEVKSVGTEVERTIFGQTENLQGNVLQVLEEIIAPSQVDSPFPFCGGAVGYIGYDVIRQYENIGADLHDPLNIPEVHLLLYREFIVYDHLRQKLSFVYVCREDESADYEEVYERLRVYKEEVLQGEEAEVNEIQSTLSFTSSITEKEFCEMVETAKEHIRAGDIFQVVLSQRLQSECIGDPFVLYRKLRIANPSPYMFYIDFQDYVVLGSSPESLLSVRENKVMTNPIAGTRPRGKTKREDEEIEKELLGNEKERAEHMMLVDLGRNDIGRVSEIGSVTIDKYMKVEKYSHVMHIVSEVYGTLRKQMSGFDALAYCLPAGTVSGAPKIRAMEIINELENEKRNVYAGAVGYVSFSGNLDMALAIRTMVVKDEKAYVQAGAGVVYDSDPVAEYEETLNKARALLEVMK
- a CDS encoding aminodeoxychorismate/anthranilate synthase component II; amino-acid sequence: MIVLINNYDSFTYNLYQLLGEYEEDIVVVRNDEIRIEQLEEMNPTGIVLSPGPGKPEDAGICIDVIRHFYKNVPILGICLGHQAIIAAFGGDIVRAERIKHGKTSRVKHNGTSIFSYVTQPLTAMRYHSLVAEQTSLPECFDILATAMDDGEIMAVRHNYYPLFGLQFHPESIATEEGGKLIRAFLTEVKEEERV
- a CDS encoding Ig-like domain-containing protein — protein: MLAAFQQQQTRKFSPITNTSASCLNMQPNPPKISIAPSVISVIGVHMEKHKLKIKTGQNIVLSASILPIQATNKELIWSNMNSDIITIYPKGDTVTITGKSAGRAVVIVTTAEGKFRDLCVIHVQPYMTNPK